Proteins encoded by one window of Glycine soja cultivar W05 chromosome 15, ASM419377v2, whole genome shotgun sequence:
- the LOC114387460 gene encoding uncharacterized protein LOC114387460 isoform X1 produces MVEMKENTELEEGEACYYNGDDEANIDPDSFSYIDEKIQHFLGHFQKDFEGGVSAENLGAKFGGYGSFLPTQERSPCLWSHPRTPQRNHSSSKSNINLHMEVVSHNTKASSNVPHARPENASHSSYSLRDLREASVNDSVKKERGISSSDTAERCTLKDDTTKKTGNSTDQRPLKFRIKMKSNILAQKNAEIYSGLGLDNSPSSSMGNSPVESEGMPPVSQENAEGSPTGIIQVMTSFPILGCVLVSPLHESLLYMMKNEKVISDSKYLSSLKGHQDTCSMSTDESDSFVGNEHLKKRTVRIVRQSEKQLELKHTNGTFSEKDLTLHTKKRLGNRTPDCKDFLSNDLKCTPLSSSICDAGETAEVTAKAFEASKEFNENGVQGRMVPVEALKEESLESISGQDFEKTEKQNSGNGFMKNALEHKLENSRKDNYTDPMNNNTRNTFMISNKFECDAVKHKVDHKYENHQKVKAVSERKTKSKGDQSPRKAEAVARKDSFCGTSDAMVINKVSAGCDNTSKSKMNKSKSLKGKKFSDSNRDSLRGKKSEQKVDSVAGNGAIKNGNISNGKQSAFGAKVKVRPSCHKVANQLLAGPCIKDTSAALLITENSIAPEMISSAGVPQVIAEDWVCCDSCQKWRLLPNGVKPEHLPEKWLCSMLNWLPGMNSCDFSEDETTKALYASYQMPISNGQNNMQSHGTETAIGVSSTDALQYGLNHNMSSSDMLSERGKKKHVIKEKTMSGINNDVLQFPNSAKTNVQVSGKNRSLNVMNQHPADLNPMKKMSSSKHLSSLDNMIEEKSVPIEKEKQVNEGERKHVKLKRKMDADQYKLGTPKKPKIENVFYADKQLNPGMDLEKVSLYSRNSLATKASGKDMRKHDEYCLSDDVQDSLPVTVKKEGDQAQVLSGGGSLDVINGSKSGLMKKRKLKECMDDEKHNNSCSSHGEKHNNSYSSHGEKQYGEEGNASEFRKEKRYRILNKEAKSLTEGDNKLSKGGMRQVCLSGNRDQMAVGTEVRFVDKGNQPRKHRKNTASLHASDGIGQLGKDLGSRPLSLAATSSSSKVSGSHKAKTYFEDLRGSPVESVTSSPLRAFNSDKNIWAVGGTSAKDDATKGCLSSVGSRRSVDNREGKLSVKLKAGRISRDLHPASHKLSSIEVRVEDAKDTARVQAKKSSELKNSHLLEGGVHVEQPGYCANGKRYEEKVNKDNQESEFSWQKSGKVSSLHSKEKDRKSGSHVGTDKMKISVSETGGYSKKSGKYDSAVDPSNHESGAESKNNAKYISPKSKSEIDCISQKSALRHGPNETGKQTEIKQRDFENSILKMDAQCSTDNNKPIPWQNLTQDFEGENKANLTESRVGKSKVLSSAVDEVKREALSVGSRTVPQHQKGGMSNEHHVHVSGNDDMAKSMRNYADVSNNAGVNYSSGNFAPDQQLTLLSPLRTNSNQTATDTLKEAAKLKDRADNYKNSGFDFESNETYFQAGLKFLHGASLLENCHNESSKHGEMSQMQIFATAAKLFKCCAHEYETHQEMAAAALSYKCMEVAYMRVVYCKNSSTNRDRQELQSTLQLVSQGESPSSSASDVDNLNNQAAADKAALPRGTNTHVAINQVISARTRPNLVRLLDFTQDIHFVMEASRKCQSTFAAANVIMQEARNKDCIASIRSVIDFSFQDVDELVRLIWTATKAISRAGLGGTRD; encoded by the exons TGATACTACAAAAAAGACAGGAAATTCAACTGACCAAAGGCCACTGAAGTTTcgaattaaaatgaaatctaatatCTTAGCACAAAAGAATGCTGAGATATATAGTGGCCTTGGGCTTGATAACTCTCCCTCTTCCTCAATGGGGAACAGCCCTGTGGAAAGTGAAGGCATGCCACCAGTGTCTCAAGAGAATGCTGAAGGTTCTCCAACTGGCATTATTCAG GTTATGACTTCCTTTCCTATCCTTGGGTGTGTCTTAGTATCACCTCTACACGAAAGTTTGCTCTACATGATGAAGAATGAAAAAGTTATTAGCGACAGCAAATACTTGTCTTCTCTTAAAGGTCATCAAGATACTTGTTCCATGTCTACTGATGAATCAGATTCTTTTGTGGGAAATGAACATTTGAAGAAGAGGACAGTGAGAATAGTGAGACAAAGTGAAAAACAGTTGGAATTGAAGCATACAAATGGCACCTTTTCTGAGAAGGATTTGACATTGCATACAAAGAAAAGATTAGGAAACAGAACGCCAGATTGTAAAGATTTTCTCTCTAATGACTTGAAATGTACACCTCTGTCAAGTTCAATATGTGATGCTGGTGAAACAGCTGAAGTCACTGCCAAAGCTTTTGAAGCCTCCAAGGAGTTTAATGAGAATGGGGTGCAAGGCAGAATGGTTCCTGTAGAAGCTTTGAAGGAGGAGTCGTTGGAGTCAATATCTGGTCAGGATTTTGAGAAGACTGAAAAGCAAAATTCAGGAAATGGTTTTATGAAAAATGCTTTAGAGCATAAACTGGAAAATTCTCGTAAGGATAATTATACGGACCCTATGAATAATAACACGCGTAATACTTtcatgatttctaataaatttgaatGTGATGCAGTGAAACATAAGGTAGATCATAAGTATGAGAACCATCAGAAAGTAAAGGCTGTGTCTGAGCGGAAGACTAAGTCAAAGGGTGATCAGAGTCCTAGAAAAGCTGAGGCTGTTGCTAGAAAAGATAGCTTTTGTGGTACTAGTGATGCAATGGTAATCAATAAAGTGAGTGCTGGCTGTGACAATACAtctaaaagtaaaatgaataaGTCAAAGTCACTGAAGGGCAAAAAGTTCAGTGATAGTAACAGGGATTcattgagaggaaaaaaatcGGAACAGAAAGTTGACAGTGTTGCCGGTAATGGTGCTATAAAAAATGGTAACATCAGTAATGGAAAACAGAGTGCATTTGGGGCTAAGGTAAAGGTAAGACCGAGTTGCCATAAAGTGGCCAACCAGTTGCTAGCTGGGCCATGCATAAAAGATACTTCAGCTGCACTTCTTATTACTGAAAACAGCATTGCTCCAGAGATGATTTCATCAGCAGGAGTGCCTCAAGTTATTGCGGAAGATTGGGTATGTTGTGACAGTTGCCAGAAATGGCGGCTACTGCCTAATGGTGTGAAGCCAGAGCATCTTCCAGAGAAGTGGTTGTGTAGCATGCTAAATTGGCT gCCTGGAATGAATTCATGTGACTTCAGTGAGGATGAGACAACAAAAGCACTTTACGCCTCGTATCAAATGCCAATTTCCAATGGTCAAAATAACATGCAAAGCCATGGCACTGAAACTGCAATTGGAGTGAGCTCTACTGATGCTTTGCAGTATGGCCTGAATCACAACATGTCCAGTTCTGATATGTTGTCTGAACGAGGAAAGAAGAAACATGTTATTAAGGAAAAGACAATGTCAGGAATTAATAATGACGTGCTTCAGTTTCCAAATTCTGCCAAGACCAATGTTCAAGTATCTGGAAAAAATAGAAGCTTGAATGTCATGAATCAGCATCCTGCCGACTTAAACCCAATGAAGAAGATGAGTTCTTCTAAACATCTTAGCAGTCTTGACAATATGATAGAAGAGAAAAGCGTGCCTATAGAGAAAGAAAAGCAAGTAAATGAAG GTGAGAGAAAGCATGTTAAGTTGAAACGTAAGATGGATGCTGATCAATATAAATTGGGAACTCCTAAGaaaccaaaaattgaaaatgttttctatgcTGATAAGCAATTGAATCCTGGCATGGACCTTGAGAAGGTGTCTCTATATTCAAGAAATAGTTTGGCAACAAAAGCTAGTGGGAAGGATATGAGGAAGCATGATGAATATTGTTTATCTGATGACGTACAGGACAGTTTACCAGTCACTGTCAAGAAAGAGGGAGATCAAGCTCAGGTCTTGTCTGGTGGTGGGTCCTTGGATGTGATAAACGGCAGTAAAAGTGGTTTAATGAAGAAAAGGAAATTGAAGGAGTGTATGGATGATGAAAAGCATAACAACTCTTGCTCCTCACATGGTGAAAAGCATAACAACTCATACTCCTCGCATGGTGAAAAGCAGTATGGTGAAGAGGGCAATGCAAGTGAATTTAGGAAGGAAAAGAGATACAGAATTTTGAATAAAGAGGCAAAATCATTAACTGAAGGTGATAATAAATTGAGTAAAGGTGGGATGAGACAAGTTTGCTTGTCAGGCAATAGGGACCAAATGGCTGTTGGGACAGAAGTAAGATTTGTTGATAAAGGCAACCAACCAAGGAAGCATAGGAAAAATACTGCATCTCTTCATGCTTCAGATGGTATTGGTCAATTGGGCAAGGATTTGGGCTCTAGACCGCTTTCATTGGCAGCAACTTCGAGCTCTTCTAAAGTTTCAGGGTCTCATAAAGCTAAAACCTACTTTGAAGATCTGAGAGGTTCACCTGTTGAATCTGTCACCTCATCACCTCTGAGGGCCTTCAACTCGGATAAGAATATTTGGGCAGTAGGAGGCACTTCAGCGAAAGATGATGCTACAAAAGGTTGCCTCTCTTCAGTAGGTTCCAGGAGAAGCGTTGATAATAGGGAGGGAAAGCTATCAGTAAAATTGAAGGCGGGTAGAATTTCACGTGACTTACATCCTGCATCCCACAAATTATCTTCAATAGAGGTCCGGGTTGAGGATGCTAAAGACACAGCCAGGGTCCAAGCTAAAAAATCTTCTGAACTAAAGAATAGTCATTTGCTTGAAGGTGGTGTTCATGTTGAACAACCTGGTTATTGTGCTAATGGTAAACGTTATGAGGAGAAAGTAAACAAGGACAATCAGGAAAGTGAATTTTCTTGGCAGAAATCTGGTAAGGTTTCATCATTGCACAGCAAGGAGAAGGACAGAAAGTCTGGTTCTCATGTTGGTACAGATAAGATGAAGATTTCAGTTTCAGAGACTGGTGGTTATTCAAAAAAAAGTGGGAAGTATGATTCAGCAGTTGATCCCAGTAATCATGAATCTGGTGCTGAGTCAAAAAATAATGCTAAATATATTTCTCCAAAGTCTAAAAGTGAAATTGACTGTATTAGTCAGAAAAGTGCTTTAAGACATGGGCCAAATGAAACTGGAAAGCAAACTGAGATAAAACAAAGAGACTTTGAGAATTCAATTCTGAAGATGGATGCTCAATGTAGCACTGATAATAATAAGCCTATCCCCTGGCAAAACCTGACTCAGGATTTTGAGGGAGAAAACAAAGCTAATCTCACAGAATCAAGAGTTGGGAAATCCAAAGTTCTCTCGTCTGCAGTGGATGAAGTAAAAAGGGAAGCATTGAGTGTGGGTTCTAGAACTGTACCTCAGCATCAAAAGGGAGGCATGTCTAATGAGCATCATGTCCATGTTTCTGGCAATGATGATATGGCCAAGTCAATGAGAAATTATGCTGATGTTAGTAACAATGCTGGAGTTAATTATAGTTCTGGAAATTTTGCACCTGATCAGCAACTTACGTTGTTAAGTCCTTTGAGAACAAATTCTAACCAAACTGCTACTGACACCCTGAAAGAAGCTGCAAAACTAAAAGATAGAGCAGATAATTATAAG AACTCCGGGTTTGACTTTGAAAGCAATGAGACATACTTTCAAGCTGGTTTGAAGTTTCTGCATGGAGCATCTCTTTTAGAAAATTGTCATAATGAGAGTAGCAAGCATGGGGAAATGAGTCAAATGCAAATTTTTGCTACTGCAGCCAAACTTTTCAA ATGCTGTGCCCATGAATATGAAACTCACCAAGAAATGGCAGCTGCTGCTTTGTCATATAAATGCATGGAGGTGGCATACATGAGAGTGGTTTACTGTAAAAATTCTAGTACTAACAGAGATCGACAGGAGTTGCAATCAACTCTTCAACTGGTTTCTCAAG GTGAATCTCCTTCATCTTCTGCATCCGATGTTGATAACCTTAACAATCAGGCAGCAGCAGATAAGGCTGCTTTGCCCAGGGGTACTAATACTCATGTTGCTATCAATCAAGTCATATCTGCTCGAACTCGTCCAAATTTAGTCAGGCTTCTTGATTTT ACTCAGGACATACATTTTGTAATGGAAGCTTCTAGAAAATGTCAGAGCACTTTTGCTGCTGCTAATGTGATCATGCAAGAAGCACGGAATAAGGACTGTATAGCTTCTATTAGAAGCGTTATTGATTTCAGCTTCCAGGATGTAGATGAGCTTGTACGTCTGATTTGGACCGCAACAAAAGCCATAAGTCGCGCTGGTCTTGGTGGTACTAGAGATTAA
- the LOC114387460 gene encoding uncharacterized protein LOC114387460 isoform X2: MVEMKENTELEEGEACYYNGDDEANIDPDSFSYIDEKIQHFLGHFQKDFEGGVSAENLGAKFGGYGSFLPTQERSPCLWSHPRTPQRNHSSSKSNINLHMEVVSHNTKASSNVPHARPENASHSSYSLRDLREASVNDSVKKERGISSSDTAERCTLKDDTTKKTGNSTDQRPLKFRIKMKSNILAQKNAEIYSGLGLDNSPSSSMGNSPVESEGMPPVSQENAEGSPTGIIQVMTSFPILGCVLVSPLHESLLYMMKNEKVISDSKYLSSLKGHQDTCSMSTDESDSFVGNEHLKKRTVRIVRQSEKQLELKHTNGTFSEKDLTLHTKKRLGNRTPDCKDFLSNDLKCTPLSSSICDAGETAEVTAKAFEASKEFNENGVQGRMVPVEALKEESLESISGQDFEKTEKQNSGNGFMKNALEHKLENSLKHKVDHKYENHQKVKAVSERKTKSKGDQSPRKAEAVARKDSFCGTSDAMVINKVSAGCDNTSKSKMNKSKSLKGKKFSDSNRDSLRGKKSEQKVDSVAGNGAIKNGNISNGKQSAFGAKVKVRPSCHKVANQLLAGPCIKDTSAALLITENSIAPEMISSAGVPQVIAEDWVCCDSCQKWRLLPNGVKPEHLPEKWLCSMLNWLPGMNSCDFSEDETTKALYASYQMPISNGQNNMQSHGTETAIGVSSTDALQYGLNHNMSSSDMLSERGKKKHVIKEKTMSGINNDVLQFPNSAKTNVQVSGKNRSLNVMNQHPADLNPMKKMSSSKHLSSLDNMIEEKSVPIEKEKQVNEGERKHVKLKRKMDADQYKLGTPKKPKIENVFYADKQLNPGMDLEKVSLYSRNSLATKASGKDMRKHDEYCLSDDVQDSLPVTVKKEGDQAQVLSGGGSLDVINGSKSGLMKKRKLKECMDDEKHNNSCSSHGEKHNNSYSSHGEKQYGEEGNASEFRKEKRYRILNKEAKSLTEGDNKLSKGGMRQVCLSGNRDQMAVGTEVRFVDKGNQPRKHRKNTASLHASDGIGQLGKDLGSRPLSLAATSSSSKVSGSHKAKTYFEDLRGSPVESVTSSPLRAFNSDKNIWAVGGTSAKDDATKGCLSSVGSRRSVDNREGKLSVKLKAGRISRDLHPASHKLSSIEVRVEDAKDTARVQAKKSSELKNSHLLEGGVHVEQPGYCANGKRYEEKVNKDNQESEFSWQKSGKVSSLHSKEKDRKSGSHVGTDKMKISVSETGGYSKKSGKYDSAVDPSNHESGAESKNNAKYISPKSKSEIDCISQKSALRHGPNETGKQTEIKQRDFENSILKMDAQCSTDNNKPIPWQNLTQDFEGENKANLTESRVGKSKVLSSAVDEVKREALSVGSRTVPQHQKGGMSNEHHVHVSGNDDMAKSMRNYADVSNNAGVNYSSGNFAPDQQLTLLSPLRTNSNQTATDTLKEAAKLKDRADNYKNSGFDFESNETYFQAGLKFLHGASLLENCHNESSKHGEMSQMQIFATAAKLFKCCAHEYETHQEMAAAALSYKCMEVAYMRVVYCKNSSTNRDRQELQSTLQLVSQGESPSSSASDVDNLNNQAAADKAALPRGTNTHVAINQVISARTRPNLVRLLDFTQDIHFVMEASRKCQSTFAAANVIMQEARNKDCIASIRSVIDFSFQDVDELVRLIWTATKAISRAGLGGTRD, from the exons TGATACTACAAAAAAGACAGGAAATTCAACTGACCAAAGGCCACTGAAGTTTcgaattaaaatgaaatctaatatCTTAGCACAAAAGAATGCTGAGATATATAGTGGCCTTGGGCTTGATAACTCTCCCTCTTCCTCAATGGGGAACAGCCCTGTGGAAAGTGAAGGCATGCCACCAGTGTCTCAAGAGAATGCTGAAGGTTCTCCAACTGGCATTATTCAG GTTATGACTTCCTTTCCTATCCTTGGGTGTGTCTTAGTATCACCTCTACACGAAAGTTTGCTCTACATGATGAAGAATGAAAAAGTTATTAGCGACAGCAAATACTTGTCTTCTCTTAAAGGTCATCAAGATACTTGTTCCATGTCTACTGATGAATCAGATTCTTTTGTGGGAAATGAACATTTGAAGAAGAGGACAGTGAGAATAGTGAGACAAAGTGAAAAACAGTTGGAATTGAAGCATACAAATGGCACCTTTTCTGAGAAGGATTTGACATTGCATACAAAGAAAAGATTAGGAAACAGAACGCCAGATTGTAAAGATTTTCTCTCTAATGACTTGAAATGTACACCTCTGTCAAGTTCAATATGTGATGCTGGTGAAACAGCTGAAGTCACTGCCAAAGCTTTTGAAGCCTCCAAGGAGTTTAATGAGAATGGGGTGCAAGGCAGAATGGTTCCTGTAGAAGCTTTGAAGGAGGAGTCGTTGGAGTCAATATCTGGTCAGGATTTTGAGAAGACTGAAAAGCAAAATTCAGGAAATGGTTTTATGAAAAATGCTTTAGAGCATAAACTGGAAAATTCTC TGAAACATAAGGTAGATCATAAGTATGAGAACCATCAGAAAGTAAAGGCTGTGTCTGAGCGGAAGACTAAGTCAAAGGGTGATCAGAGTCCTAGAAAAGCTGAGGCTGTTGCTAGAAAAGATAGCTTTTGTGGTACTAGTGATGCAATGGTAATCAATAAAGTGAGTGCTGGCTGTGACAATACAtctaaaagtaaaatgaataaGTCAAAGTCACTGAAGGGCAAAAAGTTCAGTGATAGTAACAGGGATTcattgagaggaaaaaaatcGGAACAGAAAGTTGACAGTGTTGCCGGTAATGGTGCTATAAAAAATGGTAACATCAGTAATGGAAAACAGAGTGCATTTGGGGCTAAGGTAAAGGTAAGACCGAGTTGCCATAAAGTGGCCAACCAGTTGCTAGCTGGGCCATGCATAAAAGATACTTCAGCTGCACTTCTTATTACTGAAAACAGCATTGCTCCAGAGATGATTTCATCAGCAGGAGTGCCTCAAGTTATTGCGGAAGATTGGGTATGTTGTGACAGTTGCCAGAAATGGCGGCTACTGCCTAATGGTGTGAAGCCAGAGCATCTTCCAGAGAAGTGGTTGTGTAGCATGCTAAATTGGCT gCCTGGAATGAATTCATGTGACTTCAGTGAGGATGAGACAACAAAAGCACTTTACGCCTCGTATCAAATGCCAATTTCCAATGGTCAAAATAACATGCAAAGCCATGGCACTGAAACTGCAATTGGAGTGAGCTCTACTGATGCTTTGCAGTATGGCCTGAATCACAACATGTCCAGTTCTGATATGTTGTCTGAACGAGGAAAGAAGAAACATGTTATTAAGGAAAAGACAATGTCAGGAATTAATAATGACGTGCTTCAGTTTCCAAATTCTGCCAAGACCAATGTTCAAGTATCTGGAAAAAATAGAAGCTTGAATGTCATGAATCAGCATCCTGCCGACTTAAACCCAATGAAGAAGATGAGTTCTTCTAAACATCTTAGCAGTCTTGACAATATGATAGAAGAGAAAAGCGTGCCTATAGAGAAAGAAAAGCAAGTAAATGAAG GTGAGAGAAAGCATGTTAAGTTGAAACGTAAGATGGATGCTGATCAATATAAATTGGGAACTCCTAAGaaaccaaaaattgaaaatgttttctatgcTGATAAGCAATTGAATCCTGGCATGGACCTTGAGAAGGTGTCTCTATATTCAAGAAATAGTTTGGCAACAAAAGCTAGTGGGAAGGATATGAGGAAGCATGATGAATATTGTTTATCTGATGACGTACAGGACAGTTTACCAGTCACTGTCAAGAAAGAGGGAGATCAAGCTCAGGTCTTGTCTGGTGGTGGGTCCTTGGATGTGATAAACGGCAGTAAAAGTGGTTTAATGAAGAAAAGGAAATTGAAGGAGTGTATGGATGATGAAAAGCATAACAACTCTTGCTCCTCACATGGTGAAAAGCATAACAACTCATACTCCTCGCATGGTGAAAAGCAGTATGGTGAAGAGGGCAATGCAAGTGAATTTAGGAAGGAAAAGAGATACAGAATTTTGAATAAAGAGGCAAAATCATTAACTGAAGGTGATAATAAATTGAGTAAAGGTGGGATGAGACAAGTTTGCTTGTCAGGCAATAGGGACCAAATGGCTGTTGGGACAGAAGTAAGATTTGTTGATAAAGGCAACCAACCAAGGAAGCATAGGAAAAATACTGCATCTCTTCATGCTTCAGATGGTATTGGTCAATTGGGCAAGGATTTGGGCTCTAGACCGCTTTCATTGGCAGCAACTTCGAGCTCTTCTAAAGTTTCAGGGTCTCATAAAGCTAAAACCTACTTTGAAGATCTGAGAGGTTCACCTGTTGAATCTGTCACCTCATCACCTCTGAGGGCCTTCAACTCGGATAAGAATATTTGGGCAGTAGGAGGCACTTCAGCGAAAGATGATGCTACAAAAGGTTGCCTCTCTTCAGTAGGTTCCAGGAGAAGCGTTGATAATAGGGAGGGAAAGCTATCAGTAAAATTGAAGGCGGGTAGAATTTCACGTGACTTACATCCTGCATCCCACAAATTATCTTCAATAGAGGTCCGGGTTGAGGATGCTAAAGACACAGCCAGGGTCCAAGCTAAAAAATCTTCTGAACTAAAGAATAGTCATTTGCTTGAAGGTGGTGTTCATGTTGAACAACCTGGTTATTGTGCTAATGGTAAACGTTATGAGGAGAAAGTAAACAAGGACAATCAGGAAAGTGAATTTTCTTGGCAGAAATCTGGTAAGGTTTCATCATTGCACAGCAAGGAGAAGGACAGAAAGTCTGGTTCTCATGTTGGTACAGATAAGATGAAGATTTCAGTTTCAGAGACTGGTGGTTATTCAAAAAAAAGTGGGAAGTATGATTCAGCAGTTGATCCCAGTAATCATGAATCTGGTGCTGAGTCAAAAAATAATGCTAAATATATTTCTCCAAAGTCTAAAAGTGAAATTGACTGTATTAGTCAGAAAAGTGCTTTAAGACATGGGCCAAATGAAACTGGAAAGCAAACTGAGATAAAACAAAGAGACTTTGAGAATTCAATTCTGAAGATGGATGCTCAATGTAGCACTGATAATAATAAGCCTATCCCCTGGCAAAACCTGACTCAGGATTTTGAGGGAGAAAACAAAGCTAATCTCACAGAATCAAGAGTTGGGAAATCCAAAGTTCTCTCGTCTGCAGTGGATGAAGTAAAAAGGGAAGCATTGAGTGTGGGTTCTAGAACTGTACCTCAGCATCAAAAGGGAGGCATGTCTAATGAGCATCATGTCCATGTTTCTGGCAATGATGATATGGCCAAGTCAATGAGAAATTATGCTGATGTTAGTAACAATGCTGGAGTTAATTATAGTTCTGGAAATTTTGCACCTGATCAGCAACTTACGTTGTTAAGTCCTTTGAGAACAAATTCTAACCAAACTGCTACTGACACCCTGAAAGAAGCTGCAAAACTAAAAGATAGAGCAGATAATTATAAG AACTCCGGGTTTGACTTTGAAAGCAATGAGACATACTTTCAAGCTGGTTTGAAGTTTCTGCATGGAGCATCTCTTTTAGAAAATTGTCATAATGAGAGTAGCAAGCATGGGGAAATGAGTCAAATGCAAATTTTTGCTACTGCAGCCAAACTTTTCAA ATGCTGTGCCCATGAATATGAAACTCACCAAGAAATGGCAGCTGCTGCTTTGTCATATAAATGCATGGAGGTGGCATACATGAGAGTGGTTTACTGTAAAAATTCTAGTACTAACAGAGATCGACAGGAGTTGCAATCAACTCTTCAACTGGTTTCTCAAG GTGAATCTCCTTCATCTTCTGCATCCGATGTTGATAACCTTAACAATCAGGCAGCAGCAGATAAGGCTGCTTTGCCCAGGGGTACTAATACTCATGTTGCTATCAATCAAGTCATATCTGCTCGAACTCGTCCAAATTTAGTCAGGCTTCTTGATTTT ACTCAGGACATACATTTTGTAATGGAAGCTTCTAGAAAATGTCAGAGCACTTTTGCTGCTGCTAATGTGATCATGCAAGAAGCACGGAATAAGGACTGTATAGCTTCTATTAGAAGCGTTATTGATTTCAGCTTCCAGGATGTAGATGAGCTTGTACGTCTGATTTGGACCGCAACAAAAGCCATAAGTCGCGCTGGTCTTGGTGGTACTAGAGATTAA